One window of Kosakonia cowanii JCM 10956 = DSM 18146 genomic DNA carries:
- the kdpB gene encoding potassium-transporting ATPase subunit KdpB, giving the protein MSRKQLALFDANLVRQALMGSLTKLSPQVQWRNPVMFIVWIGSLLTTLLAIAMATGHLVGNAWFTGAISLWLWVTVLFANFAEALAEGRSKAQANSLKGVKKTVFARKLRAPQHDAPMDHVPADELRKGDIVLVEAGDIIPCDGEVIEGGASVDESAITGESAPVIRESGGDFASVTGGTRILSDWLVIQCSVNPGETFLDRMIAMVEGAQRRKTPNEIALTILLVALTIVFLLATATLWPFSLYGGTAVSVTVLVALLVCLIPTTIGGLLSAIGVAGMSRMLGANVIATSGRAVEAAGDVDVLLLDKTGTITLGNRQASDFLPARGVDEKTLADAAQLSSLADETPEGRSIVILAKQRFNLRERDMQSLQATFVPFTAQTRMSGINVQDRMIRKGSVDAIRRHIEANGGTFPADVETVVENVARQGATPLVVAEGANVLGVIALKDIVKGGIKERFAQLRKMGIKTVMITGDNRLTAAAIAAEAGVDDFLAEATPEAKLALIRQYQAEGRLVAMTGDGTNDAPALAQADVAVAMNSGTQAAKEAGNMVDLDSNPTKLIEVVHIGKQMLMTRGSLTTFSIANDVAKYFAIIPAAFAATYPQLNALNVMHLHSPSSAILSAVIFNALVIVFLIPLALKGVSYKPLTASAMLRRNLWIYGLGGLLVPFIGIKAIDLLLTLFGLV; this is encoded by the coding sequence ATGAGTCGCAAACAACTGGCCCTGTTTGACGCGAACCTTGTTCGCCAGGCGCTGATGGGTTCCTTAACCAAATTAAGCCCGCAGGTGCAGTGGCGTAACCCGGTGATGTTTATCGTCTGGATCGGCAGCCTGCTCACCACCTTGCTGGCAATCGCTATGGCAACCGGTCACCTGGTCGGTAACGCGTGGTTTACCGGTGCGATCAGCCTCTGGCTGTGGGTGACGGTGCTGTTTGCCAACTTCGCCGAAGCGCTGGCGGAGGGGCGCAGTAAAGCGCAGGCCAACAGCCTGAAAGGGGTGAAAAAGACGGTCTTTGCCCGCAAACTGCGCGCGCCACAGCACGATGCACCGATGGATCATGTTCCGGCAGATGAGTTACGCAAAGGGGATATCGTGCTGGTTGAAGCGGGGGATATTATTCCCTGCGACGGCGAAGTGATCGAAGGCGGCGCGTCGGTGGATGAGAGCGCCATTACCGGTGAATCCGCGCCGGTGATCCGCGAGTCTGGTGGCGACTTTGCCTCTGTGACCGGCGGCACGCGCATTCTTTCTGACTGGCTGGTGATCCAGTGCAGCGTTAACCCAGGCGAAACCTTTCTCGATCGCATGATCGCCATGGTTGAAGGTGCCCAGCGCCGCAAAACGCCTAACGAGATCGCGCTGACCATTCTGCTGGTGGCGCTGACTATTGTCTTTCTGCTGGCGACCGCCACGCTGTGGCCCTTCTCCCTTTACGGCGGCACGGCAGTCAGCGTCACGGTGCTGGTTGCGCTGCTGGTCTGCCTGATCCCGACCACCATCGGCGGCCTGCTCTCGGCGATTGGCGTGGCGGGGATGAGCCGCATGCTGGGTGCGAATGTGATCGCCACCAGCGGTCGCGCCGTCGAGGCAGCGGGCGATGTCGATGTGCTGCTGCTGGATAAAACCGGCACCATCACCCTTGGCAACCGCCAGGCGTCGGACTTTCTGCCTGCGCGCGGCGTCGATGAGAAGACGCTGGCCGATGCGGCCCAGCTCTCTTCCTTAGCCGATGAAACCCCGGAAGGGCGCAGCATTGTGATCCTCGCCAAGCAGCGCTTTAACCTGCGCGAGCGGGATATGCAGAGCCTGCAAGCAACCTTCGTCCCCTTTACCGCGCAAACGCGCATGAGCGGAATTAACGTGCAGGATCGCATGATCCGCAAAGGCTCAGTGGATGCCATTCGTCGCCATATCGAGGCTAATGGTGGCACCTTCCCGGCAGATGTTGAGACGGTGGTGGAAAATGTGGCCCGCCAGGGCGCGACGCCGCTGGTGGTAGCGGAAGGGGCTAACGTACTGGGCGTTATCGCGCTGAAAGATATCGTCAAAGGCGGCATTAAAGAGCGCTTCGCCCAGTTGCGTAAGATGGGCATCAAAACGGTGATGATCACCGGCGATAACCGCTTAACCGCCGCGGCGATTGCCGCCGAAGCGGGCGTGGATGACTTCCTCGCCGAAGCGACGCCGGAAGCGAAGCTGGCGCTGATTCGTCAATACCAGGCCGAAGGTCGGCTGGTGGCGATGACCGGCGATGGCACTAACGATGCCCCGGCGCTGGCGCAGGCGGATGTCGCGGTGGCGATGAACTCCGGTACCCAGGCGGCGAAAGAGGCGGGGAACATGGTCGATCTCGACTCGAACCCGACCAAACTGATTGAAGTGGTGCATATCGGCAAACAGATGCTGATGACGCGCGGATCGCTCACCACCTTCAGTATTGCCAATGATGTGGCGAAGTATTTTGCCATCATCCCTGCGGCGTTTGCGGCCACCTATCCGCAGCTCAACGCGCTGAATGTGATGCATCTGCACTCCCCCTCTTCGGCGATTTTAAGTGCGGTGATCTTTAACGCGCTGGTGATTGTGTTCCTCATCCCGCTGGCGCTGAAAGGCGTGAGCTACAAGCCGCTGACCGCCTCGGCAATGCTGCGCCGCAACTTGTGGATTTACGGGCTGGGCGGTCTGCTGGTGCCGTTTATCGGTATCAAAGCAATCGATCTGCTGCTCACGCTGTTTGGCCTGGTTTAA
- the fldA gene encoding flavodoxin FldA yields MAITGIFFGSDTGNTENIAKMIQSQLGKDVADVHDIAKSSKEDIEGYDILLLGIPTWYYGEAQCDWDDFFPTLEEIDFNGKLVALFGCGDQEDYAEYFCDALGTIRDIIEPRGATIVGHWPTAGYHFEASKGLADDDHFVGLAIDEDRQPELTAERVQKWVKQVSEELHLDEILNA; encoded by the coding sequence ATGGCAATTACAGGCATTTTCTTCGGCAGCGACACCGGCAACACCGAAAACATCGCCAAAATGATCCAGAGCCAGCTTGGTAAAGACGTCGCCGATGTTCATGACATTGCCAAGAGCAGTAAGGAAGATATCGAAGGATATGACATCCTGTTGCTCGGCATTCCGACTTGGTATTACGGTGAAGCGCAGTGCGACTGGGATGACTTCTTCCCGACGCTGGAAGAGATTGATTTTAATGGTAAATTAGTAGCACTTTTCGGCTGCGGCGACCAGGAAGATTATGCTGAGTACTTCTGTGATGCGCTGGGCACTATTCGCGATATTATCGAACCGCGCGGCGCGACCATTGTGGGTCACTGGCCGACTGCCGGTTACCATTTCGAAGCTTCAAAAGGCCTGGCGGATGACGACCACTTTGTTGGTCTGGCGATTGACGAAGACCGCCAGCCAGAACTGACTGCCGAGCGCGTACAGAAGTGGGTGAAGCAGGTTTCTGAAGAGCTGCATCTGGATGAAATCCTGAACGCCTGA
- the pgm gene encoding phosphoglucomutase (alpha-D-glucose-1,6-bisphosphate-dependent) → MANHPRAGQPAQQGDLINVAQLTAQYYVLKPEVGNADHAVKFGTSGHRGSAWRHSFNEPHILAIAQAIAEERAKNGITGPCYVGKDTHALSEPAFISVLEVLAANGVDIIVQENNGFTPTPAISNAILVHNKNGGAQADGIVITPSHNPPEDGGIKYNPPNGGPADTNVTKVVEDRANALLADGLKGVKRISLDAAMASGHVTEKDLVQPFIEGLAEIVDIAAIQKAGLKLGVDPLGGSGIEYWKRIAEHYKLDLTIVNDEVDQTFRFMHLDKDGAIRMDCSSECAMAGLLALRDKFDLAFANDPDYDRHGIVTPAGLMNPNHYLAVAINYLFQHRPQWGKDVAVGKTLVSSAMIDHVVNDLGRKLVEVPVGFKWFVDGLHDGSFGFGGEESAGASFLRFDGTPWSTDKDGIIMCLLAAEITAVTGKNPQQHYDELAARFGAPSYNRLQAAASSAQKAALSKLSPEMVSASTLAGDAITARLTAAPGNGASIGGLKVMTDNGWFAARPSGTEDAYKIYCESFLGDEHRKLIEKEAVEIVSEVLKNA, encoded by the coding sequence ATGGCAAACCATCCGCGCGCGGGGCAACCTGCGCAACAGGGCGATTTGATTAACGTCGCGCAGCTGACTGCGCAGTACTATGTGTTGAAACCGGAAGTTGGCAATGCTGACCATGCGGTGAAATTTGGTACCTCAGGTCACCGTGGTAGCGCATGGCGTCACAGCTTTAACGAGCCGCACATCCTTGCCATTGCGCAGGCGATTGCCGAAGAGCGTGCAAAAAACGGCATCACCGGGCCGTGCTATGTTGGTAAAGACACCCACGCCCTCTCTGAGCCGGCGTTTATCTCCGTGCTGGAAGTGTTGGCTGCCAACGGCGTTGATATCATCGTGCAGGAAAATAACGGCTTTACGCCGACGCCTGCCATTTCTAACGCCATTCTTGTGCACAACAAAAACGGTGGTGCGCAGGCGGATGGTATCGTGATCACGCCGTCCCATAACCCGCCGGAAGATGGCGGCATCAAATACAACCCGCCAAACGGCGGCCCGGCCGACACCAACGTCACCAAAGTGGTGGAAGATCGCGCTAACGCGCTGCTGGCCGACGGTCTGAAAGGCGTGAAACGTATTTCGCTGGATGCTGCGATGGCCTCCGGTCACGTCACTGAAAAAGATCTGGTGCAGCCGTTTATTGAAGGGCTGGCGGAGATCGTCGATATAGCGGCGATCCAGAAAGCGGGCCTGAAACTGGGCGTCGATCCGCTGGGCGGCTCCGGTATTGAGTACTGGAAACGTATCGCCGAGCACTACAAGCTCGACCTCACCATCGTGAATGATGAAGTCGATCAGACTTTCCGCTTTATGCATCTCGACAAAGATGGCGCGATCCGTATGGACTGCTCCTCCGAGTGTGCAATGGCCGGTCTGCTGGCGCTGCGCGATAAGTTTGACCTGGCCTTCGCCAACGACCCGGATTACGACCGCCACGGCATCGTCACCCCGGCTGGCCTGATGAACCCGAACCACTACCTGGCGGTAGCGATCAACTACCTGTTCCAGCACCGCCCGCAGTGGGGCAAAGATGTTGCAGTCGGTAAGACGCTGGTCTCCTCTGCAATGATCGACCATGTGGTTAACGACCTTGGCCGTAAGCTGGTGGAAGTGCCGGTAGGCTTTAAGTGGTTTGTGGATGGTCTGCACGACGGCAGCTTCGGCTTCGGCGGCGAAGAGAGCGCCGGTGCCTCGTTCCTGCGCTTCGACGGTACGCCGTGGTCCACGGACAAAGACGGCATCATCATGTGCCTGCTGGCAGCGGAGATCACTGCGGTGACCGGCAAAAACCCGCAGCAGCACTATGACGAACTGGCTGCCCGCTTTGGCGCGCCAAGCTACAACCGTCTGCAGGCTGCGGCCTCTTCCGCACAGAAAGCGGCACTGTCCAAGCTCTCGCCTGAAATGGTGAGTGCCAGCACGCTGGCGGGCGATGCGATCACCGCTCGCCTGACCGCAGCACCGGGCAACGGCGCCTCGATTGGCGGCCTGAAAGTGATGACCGACAACGGCTGGTTTGCCGCGCGTCCGTCCGGCACCGAAGACGCCTACAAAATCTACTGTGAAAGCTTCCTCGGCGACGAACACCGTAAGCTGATTGAGAAAGAAGCGGTGGAAATTGTCAGCGAAGTGCTGAAAAACGCGTAA
- the ybfF gene encoding esterase, translating into MKLNTRAQTAQHPHNNSPIVLVHGLFGSLDNLGVLARDLVQDHDVLQVDMRNHGVSPRSPEMNYPAMAQDLLDTLDAHQIEKATFIGHSMGGKAVMALTSLAPERIDHLVAIDMAPVDYKVRRHDEIFAAINAVSEANVSSRQQAAALMREQLDEEGVVQFLLKSFVDGEWRFNVPVLWDQYANIVGWEKIPAWDKPALFVCGGNSSYVTDAYRDALLAQFPQARAYVIAGAGHWVHAEKPDAVLRAIRRYLAE; encoded by the coding sequence ATGAAATTGAACACGCGCGCGCAAACTGCACAACATCCGCACAACAATTCCCCGATTGTGCTGGTTCACGGCCTTTTCGGCAGCCTCGATAACCTCGGCGTGCTCGCCCGTGACCTGGTACAGGATCACGATGTACTGCAAGTGGATATGCGTAACCACGGCGTGTCGCCCCGCTCACCGGAGATGAACTACCCAGCGATGGCGCAGGATCTGCTTGATACGCTGGATGCTCATCAGATTGAAAAAGCGACCTTTATCGGCCACTCAATGGGCGGCAAAGCGGTGATGGCGCTAACTTCACTGGCACCGGAACGCATCGACCATCTGGTGGCGATTGATATGGCGCCCGTGGATTATAAGGTGCGCCGTCACGATGAGATCTTTGCCGCCATCAACGCCGTTAGCGAGGCAAATGTTTCGTCGCGCCAGCAGGCGGCGGCGCTGATGCGCGAGCAGCTTGATGAAGAGGGCGTGGTTCAGTTTTTACTGAAATCCTTCGTCGACGGTGAGTGGCGTTTTAACGTGCCGGTGCTGTGGGATCAATATGCCAATATAGTGGGCTGGGAGAAAATCCCGGCGTGGGATAAGCCTGCCCTCTTCGTCTGCGGTGGCAACTCCTCTTATGTCACCGATGCCTACCGCGATGCGCTGCTGGCGCAATTTCCCCAGGCGCGGGCGTATGTCATTGCCGGTGCCGGGCACTGGGTGCATGCAGAAAAACCTGACGCGGTGCTGCGTGCCATTCGCCGTTACCTGGCAGAGTAA
- the kdpC gene encoding potassium-transporting ATPase subunit KdpC, with amino-acid sequence MALLRPAFLLLILLTFITGGLYPLLTTALGQWWFHDQANGSLIEQGDTVRGSRLLGQDFTAPGYFHGRPSATADAPYNPMASGGSNLAGSNPELDKQVAERVAQLRAANPHSPKAIPVELLTTSASGLDGQLSPQAASWQIPRVAQARGLSVQTVNDLVNKYTETPLVNFLGQPVVNVVELNLALDALKDK; translated from the coding sequence ATGGCTTTATTACGTCCCGCCTTTCTGCTTTTAATACTGCTGACGTTTATTACCGGCGGGCTTTACCCGCTGCTGACCACCGCCCTTGGGCAGTGGTGGTTTCACGACCAGGCGAACGGCTCGCTGATCGAGCAAGGCGACACGGTGCGCGGCTCCCGTCTGCTGGGCCAGGATTTCACCGCACCGGGCTATTTTCACGGTCGCCCTTCCGCGACCGCCGATGCGCCCTATAATCCGATGGCTTCGGGCGGCAGTAATCTGGCGGGCAGCAACCCGGAGCTGGATAAGCAGGTGGCCGAACGCGTGGCGCAGCTGCGCGCGGCAAACCCGCACTCACCAAAAGCGATTCCGGTGGAGCTGTTAACCACTTCCGCCAGCGGGCTGGATGGTCAACTCTCGCCGCAGGCGGCCAGCTGGCAGATCCCGCGCGTGGCGCAAGCGCGCGGCTTGTCGGTGCAGACGGTCAATGATTTGGTTAATAAATACACCGAAACACCGCTGGTTAATTTCCTCGGTCAGCCGGTGGTGAATGTGGTTGAACTTAATCTGGCGCTGGATGCGCTGAAGGACAAATAA
- the fur gene encoding ferric iron uptake transcriptional regulator, whose protein sequence is MTDNNTALKKAGLKVTLPRLKILEVLQEPDNHHVSAEDLYKRLIDMGEEIGLATVYRVLNQFDDAGIVTRHNFEGGKSVFELTQQHHHDHLICLDCGKVIEFSDDSIELRQREIAAKHGIRLTNHSLYLYGHCAEGDCREDEHAHDAK, encoded by the coding sequence ATGACTGACAACAATACCGCATTAAAGAAGGCCGGCCTGAAAGTCACGCTTCCACGTTTAAAAATTCTGGAAGTGCTTCAGGAGCCGGATAACCATCATGTCAGTGCGGAAGATCTTTATAAGCGTCTGATCGACATGGGTGAAGAGATTGGTCTGGCAACGGTGTACCGCGTGCTGAACCAGTTTGATGACGCCGGGATTGTCACCCGTCACAACTTCGAAGGCGGCAAGTCCGTTTTTGAACTGACGCAGCAGCATCACCACGATCACCTTATCTGCCTCGACTGCGGTAAAGTCATCGAATTCAGTGATGATTCCATCGAATTGCGCCAGCGCGAAATCGCCGCTAAACACGGTATCCGCCTGACGAACCACAGTCTCTACCTTTACGGCCACTGCGCCGAAGGCGACTGCCGCGAAGATGAACACGCGCACGACGCAAAATAA
- the seqA gene encoding replication initiation negative regulator SeqA — protein sequence MKTIEVDDELYSYIASHTKHIGESASEILRRMLKFSAASSSPSAAPAAPVKETRAASVVEEVKPANTTRDKVRAVRELLLSDEYAEQKKAVNRFLLILSTLYSLDDKGFTESTESLHGRTRVYFAADERTLLQNGNQTKPKQVPNTPYWVITNTNTGRKCSMIEHIMQSMQFPAELIEKVCGTI from the coding sequence ATGAAAACGATTGAAGTTGATGATGAGCTCTACAGTTACATTGCCAGCCATACTAAGCACATTGGCGAGAGCGCATCCGAGATTTTACGGCGTATGCTCAAGTTCTCCGCCGCATCATCGTCTCCCTCTGCAGCGCCCGCCGCGCCGGTGAAAGAGACACGCGCTGCCAGCGTTGTCGAAGAGGTGAAACCGGCCAACACGACCCGGGATAAAGTCCGCGCGGTTCGCGAGCTTCTGCTCTCCGACGAATACGCCGAGCAGAAAAAAGCGGTTAATCGCTTTCTGCTAATCCTGTCTACACTCTATTCACTCGATGACAAAGGGTTTACGGAATCCACTGAATCTCTGCACGGTCGCACGCGCGTATACTTTGCCGCTGATGAGCGCACCCTGCTGCAGAACGGCAACCAGACCAAGCCGAAACAAGTGCCGAACACCCCTTATTGGGTCATCACTAATACGAATACGGGCCGTAAATGCAGCATGATTGAACACATCATGCAGTCAATGCAGTTCCCGGCGGAGCTGATTGAGAAAGTTTGCGGCACAATTTAA
- the ybfE gene encoding LexA regulated protein, with product MAKEQTDRTTLDLFANERRPGRPKTNPLSRDEQLRINKRNQLKRDKVRGLKRVELKLNAEAVEALNELAEAREISRSELIEEMLLAQLKALRG from the coding sequence ATGGCTAAAGAACAAACGGACCGTACGACACTAGATCTCTTCGCGAATGAGCGTCGCCCGGGACGGCCGAAGACCAACCCGCTCTCGCGCGATGAACAGTTGCGCATTAATAAACGCAACCAGCTCAAACGCGATAAAGTTCGCGGGCTTAAGCGCGTCGAACTGAAACTGAATGCGGAAGCGGTGGAAGCCTTAAATGAGCTGGCCGAGGCGCGCGAGATAAGCCGCAGCGAACTTATCGAAGAGATGCTGCTGGCGCAGCTTAAAGCCCTGCGCGGATAG
- the kdpD gene encoding two-component system sensor histidine kinase KdpD, which translates to MSDEPLRPDPDRLLEHAATAHRGKLKIFFGACAGVGKTFAMLQEAQRLRAQGLDVLPGVVETHGRKETAALMAGLPLQPVRRIAHRGRVVHEFDLDAALARRPALILMDELAHSNAPGSRHPKRWQDVEELLEAGIDVFTTVNVQHLESLNDVVSGVTGIQVRETVPDPFFDSADEIVLVDLPPDDLRQRLHEGKVYIGGQAERAIEHFFRKGNLIALRELALRRTADRVDDQMRAWRDRLGEEKVWHTRDAILLCVGHGAGNEKLIRTAARLAAKLGSAWHAVYVETPTLHKLPESQRRAILSALRLAQELGAETATLADPAEDRAILRYAREHNLGKILIGRRDNRRWWHRESFADRLARRAPDLDLVIIALQESTQPLPVRSGDSRPFFDRWRVQLTGCAVALALCAAITFIALQWLTAFEATNLVMIYLLGVVLVALFYGRWPSAFATVINVISFDLFFISPRGTLAVSDVQYLLTFGVMLTVGLVIGNLTAGVRYQARVARYRERRTRHLYEMSKALAAGRNNQDIAATSETFIHSTFEARSKLLLPNSEGKLAAVTENQGMTPWDDAIARWSFDKGQPAGAGTDTLPGVPYQILPLKNDDTVYGLLIVEPANLRQLMIPEQQRLLETFTLLVANALERQALATREEQARLASERESLRNSLLAALSHDLRTPLTVLFGQAEILTLDLASEGSKHAPQANEIRQHVLNTTRLVNNLLDMARIQSGGFNLKREWLTLEEVVGSALRTLEPVMGGRQIALSLPDPLMLVHVDGPLFERVLINLLENAVKYAGSGAQIGIESHSTPSEWTLEVWDNGPGIPPGQEHAIFEKFARGTKESAIPGVGLGLAICQAIVEVHGGTIDAQNRPQGGARFYVTLARETPPQLDELPEDL; encoded by the coding sequence ATGAGTGATGAGCCGTTGCGCCCCGATCCCGACCGCCTGCTGGAGCATGCCGCTACGGCACACCGGGGCAAGCTGAAGATCTTTTTCGGAGCCTGCGCCGGGGTGGGTAAAACCTTTGCCATGTTGCAGGAAGCGCAGCGGCTGCGGGCGCAGGGGCTGGACGTGCTGCCGGGCGTGGTAGAGACGCACGGGCGCAAAGAGACCGCCGCGCTGATGGCGGGCCTGCCCCTGCAACCCGTGCGGCGCATTGCCCATCGCGGGCGCGTGGTGCATGAGTTTGATCTGGACGCCGCCCTTGCGCGGCGTCCAGCACTGATTTTGATGGATGAGCTGGCGCACAGTAACGCCCCCGGCTCGCGCCATCCGAAACGCTGGCAGGATGTGGAGGAGCTGCTGGAAGCAGGCATCGACGTTTTTACCACCGTCAACGTTCAGCATCTGGAGAGCCTGAATGATGTGGTCAGCGGCGTCACCGGCATTCAGGTGCGCGAAACGGTGCCCGATCCCTTTTTTGATAGTGCTGATGAGATTGTGCTGGTCGACCTGCCGCCGGATGATCTGCGCCAGCGGCTGCATGAAGGCAAAGTCTATATTGGCGGCCAGGCGGAGCGCGCCATTGAGCACTTCTTTCGCAAAGGCAACCTGATTGCACTGCGCGAGCTGGCGCTACGGCGCACCGCCGACCGGGTAGATGACCAGATGCGCGCCTGGCGCGATCGCCTCGGTGAAGAGAAGGTGTGGCATACGCGCGACGCCATTCTGCTCTGCGTCGGTCACGGCGCGGGTAACGAGAAATTGATCCGCACCGCAGCGAGGCTGGCAGCCAAACTCGGTAGCGCCTGGCATGCGGTCTATGTTGAAACCCCTACCCTGCACAAATTACCGGAGTCACAGCGGCGGGCGATCTTAAGCGCCCTGCGGCTGGCCCAGGAGCTGGGCGCAGAGACCGCGACCCTCGCCGACCCGGCGGAAGATCGCGCGATACTGCGCTACGCACGCGAACATAACCTCGGCAAGATCCTCATTGGCCGCCGCGATAACCGCCGCTGGTGGCACCGCGAATCCTTTGCCGACCGCCTGGCGCGCCGTGCGCCGGATCTCGATCTGGTGATTATCGCCCTGCAGGAGAGCACCCAACCGCTGCCGGTGCGCAGCGGCGACTCCCGCCCCTTTTTCGACCGCTGGCGTGTGCAGCTTACCGGCTGCGCGGTCGCGCTGGCGCTTTGCGCGGCAATCACTTTTATCGCCTTGCAGTGGCTGACGGCCTTTGAAGCCACCAACCTGGTGATGATCTACTTGCTGGGCGTGGTGCTGGTGGCGCTGTTCTATGGCCGCTGGCCATCGGCTTTCGCCACGGTGATTAACGTCATCAGCTTCGATCTCTTTTTTATCTCGCCGCGCGGCACGCTGGCGGTGTCGGATGTGCAGTATCTGCTCACTTTCGGCGTGATGCTGACCGTCGGGTTGGTGATTGGCAATCTCACCGCCGGGGTGCGTTACCAGGCGAGAGTGGCGCGTTACCGTGAGCGGCGCACGCGTCATCTCTATGAGATGTCGAAAGCGCTGGCGGCGGGACGCAATAATCAGGATATCGCCGCCACCAGCGAAACGTTTATTCACTCCACCTTTGAGGCGCGCAGCAAACTGCTGCTGCCGAACAGCGAAGGTAAACTGGCGGCGGTAACGGAAAACCAGGGCATGACGCCGTGGGATGATGCCATCGCCCGCTGGAGTTTTGATAAGGGACAGCCTGCGGGCGCGGGTACCGATACGCTGCCCGGCGTGCCGTATCAAATTTTGCCGCTGAAAAATGACGATACGGTGTATGGCTTGCTGATTGTCGAGCCAGCGAATCTGCGCCAGCTGATGATCCCCGAGCAGCAGCGTCTGCTGGAGACCTTCACCCTGCTGGTGGCGAATGCGCTTGAGCGCCAGGCGCTGGCGACGCGCGAAGAGCAGGCGCGGCTTGCAAGCGAGCGCGAGAGCCTGCGCAACTCGCTGCTGGCTGCCCTCTCCCACGATCTGCGCACCCCGCTGACGGTGCTGTTTGGTCAGGCTGAGATCCTGACGCTCGATCTCGCCAGCGAAGGGTCGAAACATGCCCCGCAGGCCAACGAGATCCGCCAGCATGTGCTCAACACCACCCGGCTGGTCAATAATCTGCTGGATATGGCGCGCATCCAGTCTGGCGGCTTTAATTTAAAACGCGAGTGGCTGACGCTGGAAGAGGTGGTCGGCAGTGCGCTGCGTACCCTTGAGCCAGTAATGGGCGGGCGGCAGATTGCGCTGTCGCTACCCGACCCGCTGATGCTGGTACATGTTGATGGCCCGCTGTTTGAGCGGGTGTTGATCAACCTGCTGGAAAACGCGGTGAAATATGCCGGATCCGGCGCGCAGATTGGTATTGAATCGCACAGCACACCGAGCGAGTGGACGCTGGAGGTGTGGGATAACGGGCCGGGGATCCCGCCAGGCCAGGAGCACGCCATTTTTGAAAAATTTGCGCGTGGCACCAAAGAATCGGCCATCCCCGGCGTTGGCCTGGGGCTGGCGATTTGCCAGGCAATTGTCGAGGTACATGGCGGCACCATCGACGCGCAAAACCGTCCGCAGGGAGGCGCGCGCTTTTATGTTACACTCGCGCGGGAAACGCCCCCGCAACTGGATGAATTACCCGAGGATCTGTGA
- the kdpE gene encoding two-component system response regulator KdpE, whose translation MINVLIVEDEQAIRRFLRTALEAEGLRVHEAETLQRGLIEAATRKPDLVILDLGLPDGDGLDFIRDVRQWSQMPIIVLSARIEESDKIAALDAGADDYLSKPFGIGELQARLRVALRRHAASTPGEPVITFGDIRVDLASRRIQRGDEEIHLTPIEFRLLAVLLNNHGKVLTQRQLLSQVWGPNAVEHSHYLRIYMGHLRQKLESDPARPRHLLTETGIGYRFML comes from the coding sequence GTGATTAACGTTCTGATTGTCGAAGATGAACAGGCCATCCGCCGCTTTCTGCGCACCGCGCTGGAAGCTGAGGGGCTGCGCGTGCACGAAGCGGAGACGCTGCAGCGCGGGTTAATTGAAGCGGCAACGCGCAAGCCGGATCTGGTGATCCTCGACCTTGGTTTGCCGGACGGTGACGGTCTCGATTTTATTCGCGATGTGCGCCAGTGGAGCCAGATGCCGATTATTGTCCTGTCAGCACGCATCGAAGAGAGCGACAAGATCGCCGCGCTGGATGCCGGCGCGGATGATTACCTCAGTAAACCCTTCGGCATTGGCGAATTACAGGCGCGACTGCGGGTTGCGCTGCGCCGCCATGCCGCCAGCACGCCGGGCGAACCGGTGATCACCTTTGGCGATATTCGCGTTGATCTCGCCAGCCGCCGCATCCAGCGTGGCGACGAGGAGATCCACCTGACGCCGATTGAGTTTCGCCTGCTGGCAGTGCTGCTCAACAACCACGGCAAGGTGCTGACTCAGCGGCAATTGTTAAGCCAGGTGTGGGGGCCAAATGCCGTTGAGCATAGCCACTATCTGCGAATTTATATGGGGCATTTGCGCCAGAAGCTGGAGAGCGATCCGGCGCGCCCGCGTCATCTGTTGACCGAGACCGGGATCGGGTATCGCTTTATGTTGTGA